From the genome of Anoplopoma fimbria isolate UVic2021 breed Golden Eagle Sablefish chromosome 1, Afim_UVic_2022, whole genome shotgun sequence, one region includes:
- the mffa gene encoding mitochondrial fission factor homolog B isoform X3 produces the protein MNGAAFPSPTAEMAEMNRIQYELDYTEGISQRMRIPEMLKVAPQSREDPNFGSQEVPHSVVMQVPERIVIAGDSSDPQFPRPRDLDLIQSTPLETLSLKTPPRVLTLSDRPLDFLEEEQQAAPDSEEVVRPQARVRRERSASENAAARHNSQLMRNDSALALSTYETSLDAGSDDMTVVDATTLRRQLIKLNRRLQHLEEENKERTKREMILYSVTVAFWLVNTWVWLRR, from the exons ATGAACGGGGCAGCATTCCCTTCCCCCACGGCAGAGATGGCTGAGATGAACCGCATCCAGTATGAGCTGGACTACACCGAGGGGATCAGCCAGAGGATGCGCATCCCTGAGATGCTCAAAGTGGCTCCTCAATCCCGCGAAGACCCTAACTTTGGATCTCAGGAGGTCCCCCACAGTGTCGTAATGCAAGTCCCAGAGAGAATTGTTATTGCAG GAGACAGTAGTGACCCCCAGTTCCCCAGACCCAGGGACCTGGACCTAATCCAGTCAACACCACTAGAAACCCTATCACTGAAGACTCCACCCAGAGTCCTCACCCTCAGTGATCGTCCCCTGGACTTCctggaagaggagcagcaggctgCTCCAGACAGTGAGGAAGTG GTGCGCCCCCAAGCACGAGTACGGCGGGAACGTTCAGCCAGTGAGAACGCAGCTGCCCGTCATAACAGTCAGCTGATGCGCAATGATTCTGC GCTTGCATTATCAACATATGAAACATCACTGGATGCTGGGTCTGATGACATGACTGTGGTTGATGCGACAACGCTTCGCCGTCAG ctcATCAAATTGAACCGGAGGCTGCAACAtttggaggaggagaacaaaGAGCGAACAAAGCGAGAGATGATCCTGTACTCGGTGACTGTAGCCTTCTGGCTCGTCAACACCTGGGTGTGGTTGCGGCGTTAA
- the mffa gene encoding mitochondrial fission factor homolog B isoform X1, translating into MNGAAFPSPTAEMAEMNRIQYELDYTEGISQRMRIPEMLKVAPQSREDPNFGSQEVPHSVVMQVPERIVIAGDSSDPQFPRPRDLDLIQSTPLETLSLKTPPRVLTLSDRPLDFLEEEQQAAPDSEEVVRPQARVRRERSASENAAARHNSQLMRNDSAATPSPPATVHPCPSLTVTEEDHNLYSASGVLSFLQSTTRRAYQQVLEVLDENPRSKPSLRGGSATSSNPLHDSRLALSTYETSLDAGSDDMTVVDATTLRRQLIKLNRRLQHLEEENKERTKREMILYSVTVAFWLVNTWVWLRR; encoded by the exons ATGAACGGGGCAGCATTCCCTTCCCCCACGGCAGAGATGGCTGAGATGAACCGCATCCAGTATGAGCTGGACTACACCGAGGGGATCAGCCAGAGGATGCGCATCCCTGAGATGCTCAAAGTGGCTCCTCAATCCCGCGAAGACCCTAACTTTGGATCTCAGGAGGTCCCCCACAGTGTCGTAATGCAAGTCCCAGAGAGAATTGTTATTGCAG GAGACAGTAGTGACCCCCAGTTCCCCAGACCCAGGGACCTGGACCTAATCCAGTCAACACCACTAGAAACCCTATCACTGAAGACTCCACCCAGAGTCCTCACCCTCAGTGATCGTCCCCTGGACTTCctggaagaggagcagcaggctgCTCCAGACAGTGAGGAAGTG GTGCGCCCCCAAGCACGAGTACGGCGGGAACGTTCAGCCAGTGAGAACGCAGCTGCCCGTCATAACAGTCAGCTGATGCGCAATGATTCTGC TGCGACCCCGTCCCCCCCAGCCACTGTCCACCCATGCCCCTCTCTCACCGTGACTGAAGAAGATCACAACCTGTACAGCGCTAGCGGTGTTCTATCTTTCCTCCAGTCCACTACACGTCGGGCCTACCAGCAGGTCCTGGAGGTCTTGGACGAGAACCCTCGCAG CAAACCATCCCTGCGAGGGGGGTCGGCCACAAGCTCCAACCCCCTGCATGACTCCAG GCTTGCATTATCAACATATGAAACATCACTGGATGCTGGGTCTGATGACATGACTGTGGTTGATGCGACAACGCTTCGCCGTCAG ctcATCAAATTGAACCGGAGGCTGCAACAtttggaggaggagaacaaaGAGCGAACAAAGCGAGAGATGATCCTGTACTCGGTGACTGTAGCCTTCTGGCTCGTCAACACCTGGGTGTGGTTGCGGCGTTAA
- the mffa gene encoding mitochondrial fission factor homolog B isoform X2, translating to MNGAAFPSPTAEMAEMNRIQYELDYTEGISQRMRIPEMLKVAPQSREDPNFGSQEVPHSVVMQVPERIVIAGDSSDPQFPRPRDLDLIQSTPLETLSLKTPPRVLTLSDRPLDFLEEEQQAAPDSEEVVRPQARVRRERSASENAAARHNSQLMRNDSAKPSLRGGSATSSNPLHDSRLALSTYETSLDAGSDDMTVVDATTLRRQLIKLNRRLQHLEEENKERTKREMILYSVTVAFWLVNTWVWLRR from the exons ATGAACGGGGCAGCATTCCCTTCCCCCACGGCAGAGATGGCTGAGATGAACCGCATCCAGTATGAGCTGGACTACACCGAGGGGATCAGCCAGAGGATGCGCATCCCTGAGATGCTCAAAGTGGCTCCTCAATCCCGCGAAGACCCTAACTTTGGATCTCAGGAGGTCCCCCACAGTGTCGTAATGCAAGTCCCAGAGAGAATTGTTATTGCAG GAGACAGTAGTGACCCCCAGTTCCCCAGACCCAGGGACCTGGACCTAATCCAGTCAACACCACTAGAAACCCTATCACTGAAGACTCCACCCAGAGTCCTCACCCTCAGTGATCGTCCCCTGGACTTCctggaagaggagcagcaggctgCTCCAGACAGTGAGGAAGTG GTGCGCCCCCAAGCACGAGTACGGCGGGAACGTTCAGCCAGTGAGAACGCAGCTGCCCGTCATAACAGTCAGCTGATGCGCAATGATTCTGC CAAACCATCCCTGCGAGGGGGGTCGGCCACAAGCTCCAACCCCCTGCATGACTCCAG GCTTGCATTATCAACATATGAAACATCACTGGATGCTGGGTCTGATGACATGACTGTGGTTGATGCGACAACGCTTCGCCGTCAG ctcATCAAATTGAACCGGAGGCTGCAACAtttggaggaggagaacaaaGAGCGAACAAAGCGAGAGATGATCCTGTACTCGGTGACTGTAGCCTTCTGGCTCGTCAACACCTGGGTGTGGTTGCGGCGTTAA
- the dnaaf1 gene encoding dynein axonemal assembly factor 1, which produces MEDKVVIEAQEDCGDAQITSSIKDTQEAKIKDGDQENNDEKLQSPLQERKEQQSGPRMTKKFLKEHCKKNNLYSTPYLNDTLYLHFKGLSAIENLEEYTGLKCLWLESNGLQRIANLDAQTDLRCLFIQQNLIYKLENLEPLKKLCTLNISNNYIRIIESISCLPDLSTLQIAHNKLESVGDVEHLSQCLAISVLDMSHNLLNDPEILPVLEAMPELRVLDLTGNEVVKKIQNYRKTMIVRLKQLTFLDDRPVFPKDRACAEAWAAGGLDGERKEREQWETRERRKIQDSLDALAEIRKTAQEKRRLKELLETGATEASTTPETPCEENDTQSVSSPKGEMIQVFAKDCLDAHEEFLHSQSTQGPNEHQSNNENLEAEQPGHGFQGDQLEKDDQEKSQVKPPVTEEKEVVNPEQSAQEQESIAEKMLETEEEEEEEEEEEEEEEEEEEEEEEEEEEEEQNQSQEIQFIRDEAEGEKADMSEPLEKKQPPMPRSGSPEADEVGPAHGPGLLVTELEDADQLETIQLPPPRPLRIDDLPDLEDVDTDDFTAMFSSQHFYKPTIEVLSGGSDEENEIVYQSEGIPAVGSDTNSLFLMSGCNKSTGVCSNSSPLVYPEDGDTLEPHIFGPVGKFKPKQTPSPPRCLIEELE; this is translated from the exons ATGGAAGATAAAGTGGTGATAGAGGCCCAAGAGGATTGTGGAGATGCCCAAATAACTTCCTCCATCAAAGATACACAGGAGGCCAAGATAAAAGATGGAGATCAAGAAAATAACGACGAAAAACTGCAAAGCCCACTCCAAGAGAGAAAGGAACAACAGTCAGGGCCACGAATGACCAAGAAGTTCCTGAAAGAGCATTGTAAGAAGAACAACCTTTACTCAACACCTTACCTGAATGACACACTGTACCTGCATTTCAAAGGTCTGTCTGCCATTGAGAACCTGGAGGAGTACACGGGACTCAAGTGTCTCTGGCTGGAAAGCAATGGGCTTCAACGCATTGCAAATCTGGACGCCCAGACTGATCTGCGCTGCCTGTTCATTCAGCAGAACCTCATTTACAAGCTGGAAAACCTCGAACCTCTGAAAAAGCTCTGCACCCTGAACATCTCCAACAACTACATACGCATCATTGAGAGCATCTCCTGCCTCCCTGACCTGAGCACCCTGCAGATTGCCCATAACAAGCTGGAGTCTGTGGGAGATGTAGAGCACCTGAGTCAGTGTTTGGCAATCAGTGTGCTGGACATGTCTCACAATCTGTTAAATGACCCGGAGATCCTCCCGGTACTTGAAGCCATGCCAGAACTGCGCGTGCTTGACCTAACGGGAAATGAGGTGgtgaaaaaaatccaaaactaCAGGAAGACCATGATTGTGCGTCTCAAGCAGCTCACCTTCCTGGACGATCGCCCCGTGTTCCCAAAAGACAGGGCATGTGCAGAGGCCTGGGCAGCGGGGGGGCTGGACGGGGAGCGTAAAGAGAGGGAGCAATGGGAGACTcgagagaggaggaaaattCAGGACAGCTTGGATGCCTTAGCAGAGATTCGGAAGACAGCGCAGGAGAAACGACGCCTTAAAGAGCTACTGGAGACAG gGGCGACTGAGGCTTCCACCACTCCAGAGACTCCATGTGAGGAAAATGACACCCAGAGTGTGTCTTCACCAAAAGGGGAGATGATCCAAGTCTTTGCGAAGGACTGCCTGGATGCCCATGAAGAGTTCTTGCACAGCCAATCAACACAGGGGCCAAATGAACATCAGTCAAACAATGAAAATCTAGAAGCAGAGCAGCCAGGTCATGGTTTCCAGGGGGATCAGTTAGAGAAAGATGACCAGGAGAAATCACAGGTAAAGCCGCCTGtgacagaagagaaagaggtTGTGAATCCAGAGCAGTCGGCACAAGAACAAGAAAGTATTGCGGAAAAGATGctcgagacagaagaagaagaagaagaagaagaagaagaagaagaagaagaagaagaagaagaagaagaagaagaagaagaagaagaagaagaagaacaaaaccagTCACAAGAAATCCAGTTTATTAGAGATGAAGCggagggagagaaggcagacatgaGCGAGCCTTTGGAAAAGAAACAGCCTCCTATGCCCAGGTCAGGTTCTCCAGAAGCAGACGAGGTCGGACCAGCACATGGTCCCGGACTACTGGTTACAGAGCTAGAAGATGCAGACCAGCTGGAAACCATTCAGCTTCCACCACCTCGCCCACTGCGTATTGATGACCTGCCTGATCTGGAGGATGTGGACACAGACGACTTCACAGCCATGTTCTCTTCTCAGCACTTTTACAAACCCACAATAGAGGTCCTATCAGGAGGCAGTGATGAGGAGAATGAAATTGTGTATCAGAGTGAGGGCATCCCAGCCGTTGGTTCAGATacaaattcattgtttttaatgagcGGCTGCAACAAATCAACTGGGGTCTGTAGCAATTCTTCACCGTTGGTGTATCCAGAAGATGGGGATACCCTTGAGCCACACATTTTTGGACCAGTGGGAAAGTTCAAACCAAAGCAAACGCCTTCTCCGCCCCGCTGCCTGATTGAGGAGCTTGAATGA
- the mrpl44 gene encoding 39S ribosomal protein L44, mitochondrial, producing the protein MASGYILNRGVLTLGIHCQRVCRNVSLTQVREKKRWMKAYTYLMQKKLQLEGPPPPKPRSQQPHWDNHAEVQAFSSRLHENFSLEVLKTAFVNPCYLQAELKRRQGLGVDSETTALVLKDNIQLSIKGDSFTKSFMTDWCRASFPSLPSEGVESVVGHLTSPAVVTHVARNLGIEDLTMSADCPVPDDVLHSTFMAVIGALQESSGAERTGLFLRDFVGTQLIGLDLFDMWTVVNPMGLLVEELTKRNMPLPEPRLIRSAGASTVLPLYFVGLYSDKKLLAQGPGETLVAAEEEAARAALRRLFGYTENHRPLDFSPLQQHQTPLIQSVSSN; encoded by the exons ATGGCGTCGGGATATATACTAAATCGTGGCGTGCTAACACTGGGAATACACTGTCAGCgtgtttgcagaaatgtatcACTAACGCAGGTCAGAGAGAAGAAGCGATGGATGAAAGCATACACATACCTCATGCAGAAGAAGTTACAGCTGGAAGGACCTCCACCACCGAAGCCACG CTCTCAACAGCCTCACTGGGATAACCATGCTGAGGTTCAGGCTTTCAGCAGCCGCCTCCACGAGAACTTCTCCCTGGAGGTGCTGAAAACGGCCTTCGTCAATCCCTGTTACCTGCAGGCGGAGCTAAAGAGGAGGCAGGGGCTAGGCGTGGACTCTGAGACCACCGCTCTTGTTCTGAAAGATAATATTCAGCTCAGTATAAAGGGAGACAGTTTCACTAAAAGCTTCATGACCGACTGGTGCAGGGCGAGCTTCCCCAGCCTGCCGAGTGAGGGGGTGGAGAGTGTCGTAGGCCACCTCACCAGTCCAGCAGTTGTGACCCATGTAGCGAGAAATCTCGGCATTGAAGACCTAACCATGAGTGCAGACTGTCCCGTTCCTGATGATGTGCTTCATTCTACATTCATGGCAGTAATTGGGGCTCTACAGGAGAGCAGTGGAGCAGAGCGAACTGGATTGTTCCTCAGG GATTTCGTGGGCACTCAGCTGATCGGGCTGGACCTGTTTGATATGTGGACAGTTGTGAACCCCATGGGACTATTGGTGGAGGAGCTCACTAAGAGGAACATGCCTCTGCCAGAGCCTCGCCTCATCAGATCTGCTGGAGCCAGTACCGTCCTGCCACTATACTTTGTTGGCTTGTACAG CGACAAGAAGCTTCTGGCTCAGGGTCCAGGAGAGACACTTGTagcagctgaggaggaggcagcTCGTGCGGCCCTCCGGAGACTCTTCGGCTACACCGAGAACCACAGACCCCTTGACTTCTCtccactgcagcagcatcagacGCCATTAATTCAATCAGTCAGCAGCAATTAA